The proteins below are encoded in one region of Belonocnema kinseyi isolate 2016_QV_RU_SX_M_011 chromosome 1, B_treatae_v1, whole genome shotgun sequence:
- the LOC117167434 gene encoding solute carrier family 12 member 9 has protein sequence MIATELGSTNADLVNVQVTNEKAPLIRGRGFLRRFTNIFRHGKMPNPTGDGYVEFSSLGTESTRTLGTFAGVFSPVTLSMFSALVFIRMGYIVGNAGLLVTLLQFVIAYGILVSTVTSVCAISTNGAVEGGGAYFMISRTLGPEFGGSIGTIFFMANIVSSALCISGCAEGFVQDFGSKGAIVSSSFIYDGRWWHYLYGTVINTTNLLVCLIGAAMFAKTSVIILAIVCICLGSVFISFLVIGPLEVQFPMPNNSSVIINASYTGILASTLQGNLYPNYSVDYSSGGVMSDFASVFGVLFSGVTGIMAGANMSGELKNPGRNIPHGTLSAVLFTFVCYILLSIFTAATSSRFLLQNYFLYMMKINIRPEFVAVGILTATYSAALSNLIGSSRVLEALAKDNIFGSGLNYIVQGTGRGNPIAAVLTSWVLVQFILLIGSLNVIAQINSVLFLLSYLATNLACLGLELASAPNFRPTFNYFTWHTATIGLLGTIIMMFTINSIYASSSIILCLILVIVLHLFSPSKNAAWGSISQALIFHQVRKYLLMLDSRKDHVKFWRPQILLMVSSPRSSCPLIDFVNDLKKGGLYVIGHVKVGEFSGQNLDPTIDEYPHWLSLVDHMKVKAFIELTVTKTVREGLHHLVRLSGMGAMKPNTIVLGFYDDHVPQDFFKTSQYSTANFENGTYANGTIFPLRPINEEKTMDPQQYLGMCSDVLKMKKNLCLCRNFHNLDKSQFIKNSNFKYIDVWPVNFFQPTDHDPFDTTSLFMLQLACIINMVPVWKNLHLRVFHCEVSESMSDGESSSSIDAPPKISNEHRLKKLLNMLRISASITRIPNWGAQIGGLKGRALVSSKQDVEPGIFESSDSTDIVPSNVSRAYILNINKLIREHSSQTAAIFMYLPAPPVSTTWGKDVAHQQYLQLLTELTVDLPPTILVHGVSAVTSTTL, from the exons atgatAGCCACAGAGCTTGGTTCTACGAATGCTGATTTGGTGAACGTGCAAGTTACAAACGAGAAAGCCCCTTTAATTAGAGGTAGGGGCTTTTTGCGAAGATTCACTAATATTTTTAGGCATGGAAAAATGCCCAATCCTACGGGAGATGGTTATGTAGAATTTAGCAGCTTGGGTACAGAGAGTACTCGAACTTTGGGAACTTTCGCTGGAGTTTTTAGTCCTGTCACTCTCTCCATGTTCAGTGCCTTGGTTTTTATTCGTATGG gtTACATTGTCGGAAATGCTGGACTGCTGGTAACACTTCTGCAATTCGTAATAGCGTATGGAATTTTGGTATCTACGGTTACATCTGTTTGTGCTATTTCCACAAATGGGGCCGTTGAGGGAGGCGGAGCTTACT TTATGATAAGTCGGACACTGGGTCCTGAATTTGGGGGCTCAATTGGAACCATTTTCTTCATGGCTAATATAGTATCAAGTGCTCTTTGCATTTCTGGATGCGCTGAAGGCTTTGTACAAGATTTTGGATCCAAGGGTGCCATAGTGAGCAGCAGCTTTATTTATGATGGAAGATGGTGGCATTATTTGTACGGTACCGTCATTAATACTACGAATTTACTGGTTTGTTTGATTGGAGCCGCAATGTTCGCCAAAACTAGCGTTATTATCCTGGCCATCGTCTGCATTTGTTTGGGCAGCGTATTTATCAGCTTCCTTGTAATCGGACCCCTTgaa GTCCAGTTTCCTATGCCAAATAATTCTTCGGTAATTATCAATGCTTCTTACACCGGCATACTCGCATCCACCTTACAAGGAAATCTATACCCTAACTATAGTGTTGATTATTCAAGCGGAGGAGTGATGTCTGATTTTGCGAGTGTTTTTGGTGTTCTTTTCAGTGGTGTTACTGGAATAATGGCTGGCGCCAACATGAGTG GTGAACTGAAAAATCCAGGTCGCAATATTCCTCACGGAACTCTCTCTGCCGTTTTATTCACATTTGTATGTTATATTCTACTATCCATCTTTACGGCAGCAACGTCGAGTCGCTTTTTGCTGcagaactattttctgtataTGATGAAAATCAACATCCGGCCAGAATTTGTGGCCGTTGGAATCCTCACTGCGACCTACAGTGCGGCTTTGAGCAACTTGATTGGGTCAAGTAGAGTGCTAGAAGCACTTGCTAAAGACAATATTTTtg GTTCTGGACTGAATTATATAGTACAAGGCACGGGGCGGGGAAATCCAATCGCTGCCGTTCTGACTTCCTGGGTTCTTGTTCAATTCATTTTGTTGATCGGTTCTTTAAACGTCATCGCGCAGATTAATTCTGTACTTTTCTTATTGAGCTATCTGGCTACCAACTTGGCGTGCCTCGGCTTAGAATTAGCAAGTGCACCGAACTTTag GCCGACTTTCAACTATTTCACATGGCACACAGCAACGATTGGCCTCCTTGGCACGATCATAATGATGTTTACGATAAATAGCATTTATGCCTCCAGTAGTATAATCCTCTGCCTAATTCTCGTCATCGTCCTTCACCTCTTTTCTCCCAGCAAAAATGCAGCCTGGGGCAGTATATCGCAGGCATTGATATTCCACCAAGTTCGAAAATATCTCCTAATGCTGGATTCTCGCAAGGATCACGTTAAATTCTGGCGGCCGCAAATACTTCTGATGGTTTCTTCTCCACGGTCTTCCTGTCCTCTCATAGATTTCGTCAACGATCTGAAAAAAGGCGGCTTGTATGTAATTGGACATGTGAAAGTGGGCGAGTTCTCGGGTCAGAACTTGGATCCGACGATCGACGAATATCCGCACTGGTTGAGTCTCGTCGACCATATGAAAGTCAAGGCGTTTATCGAACTTACGGTGACGAAAACAGTGCGAGAGGGACTCCATCATCTCGTCAGACTTTCTGGAATGGGGGCAATGAAACCTAATACGATCGTTTTAGGATTCTACGACGACCACGTGCCTCAAGACTTTTTTAAGACTTCGCAGTATTCCACGGCGAACTTCGAGAATGGAACTTACGCGAATGGAACGATTTTTCCGTTGAGGCCTATAAATGAAGAGAAAACTATGGACCCGCAGCAATATCTTGGTATGTGCTCGGATGTATTGAAGATGAAGAAGAATCTATGTCTCTGCCGAAATTTCCACAATCTAGACAAGTCGCAGTTCATAAA aaattcaaatttcaaatacatcGACGTATGGCCAGTGAACTTTTTCCAGCCTACAGATCACGATCCTTTTGACACAACATCTCTCTTTATGCTCCAGCTAGCGTGCATCATAAATATGGTGCCAGTTTGGAAAAATTTACACCTACGTGTCTTCCACTGTGAGGTCTCGGAAAGTATGAGTGATGGAGAGTCAAGCAGCTCAATTGACGCACCTCCAAAAATCTCCAACGAACACAGACTGAAGAAGCTGTTGAACATGCTCCGAATTTCAGCCTCTATTACTAGAATACCCAATTGGGGTGCACAAATTGGAGGATTGAAGGGTCGAGCTTTGGTCAGTTCAAAACAAGACGTGGAACCCGGTATTTTCGAATCCTCAGATTCGACCGATATCGTGCCCAGCAATGTTTCTCGAGCTTACATACTTAA